One stretch of Paenibacillus sp. AN1007 DNA includes these proteins:
- a CDS encoding NAD(P)H oxidoreductase: MNVLVVVSHSRKDSLTFQVTDRFVQGLTEAGHQTEIVDLHEIGFDPILRAEDEPDYTQENQRFSPQIETEIQRLKKHDAIAFVFPLWWWHLPAMLKGYIDRVMNNSFAYGTNKLHHQQILWLALAGVTEEQMNKRSYGDSIRNLLNVGIADYCGVSNSKVEFLYHTVDAPPEHYEELLHQAYALGVNYAGVSTEQLTT, translated from the coding sequence ATGAACGTACTCGTCGTTGTATCCCATTCACGCAAAGATTCCCTGACTTTCCAGGTTACCGATCGCTTTGTTCAAGGTCTGACAGAGGCAGGCCACCAAACAGAAATCGTGGATTTACATGAGATTGGTTTTGATCCGATTCTGCGAGCAGAAGATGAGCCTGACTATACGCAGGAGAATCAGCGCTTCTCCCCTCAGATTGAAACGGAGATCCAGCGGCTTAAGAAACACGATGCGATTGCTTTTGTATTCCCTTTGTGGTGGTGGCATCTGCCAGCCATGCTGAAAGGGTACATTGACCGTGTAATGAACAACAGCTTTGCCTACGGTACGAACAAGCTGCATCATCAGCAGATTTTATGGCTCGCTCTTGCCGGGGTAACGGAAGAACAGATGAACAAGCGCAGCTATGGTGATTCGATCCGCAATCTGCTTAATGTCGGTATCGCCGATTACTGCGGCGTGTCTAATTCAAAGGTTGAGTTCCTATACCATACCGTAGATGCCCCACCGGAACACTATGAGGAACTGCTGCATCAGGCGTATGCGTTGGGCGTTAACTATGCCGGCGTATCAACCGAGCAGCTAACAACATAA
- a CDS encoding ABC transporter permease subunit, with amino-acid sequence MVLPAAIMVFIFSYIPMSGILMAFQDYKPARGFTGSEWVGLKHFEYMWKNDYFLQITWNTLFFACSKIVMNLIIPFIFALLLNEVRKMALKRTIQTLVYLPHFLSWVTLSGILIDILAQTGILNQFLVSVFGIKPIFFLGDGSWFRFTVIVSDVWKEFGFNTIIFLAALAGINPSLYEAAEVDGAGRWKQTMYITIPALIPIGIVIATLALGNVLNANFDQIFNLYSPLIYQQADIIDTFVYREGLLSGQFSFATAVNLFKSVISLILIVISYRLAYRFAGYRIF; translated from the coding sequence ATGGTGCTGCCAGCGGCCATTATGGTCTTTATTTTTTCATATATTCCGATGTCGGGTATTCTAATGGCCTTTCAGGATTACAAACCTGCGCGGGGGTTCACGGGTTCGGAGTGGGTGGGGCTGAAGCATTTCGAGTATATGTGGAAAAATGATTATTTCCTGCAAATAACGTGGAACACATTATTCTTTGCCTGCTCGAAGATCGTCATGAACCTGATTATTCCGTTTATCTTTGCGCTACTGCTCAATGAGGTACGCAAGATGGCGCTGAAACGTACGATCCAGACACTGGTGTATCTGCCACACTTTTTGTCCTGGGTTACGCTGTCCGGTATTCTGATCGATATTTTGGCACAGACGGGCATATTGAATCAGTTTCTGGTGTCGGTGTTTGGCATCAAACCGATTTTCTTCCTCGGGGATGGCAGCTGGTTCCGCTTCACGGTTATTGTCAGTGATGTTTGGAAAGAGTTTGGTTTTAACACGATTATCTTCCTCGCGGCACTGGCGGGCATCAACCCGTCTCTGTATGAAGCAGCTGAAGTGGATGGAGCTGGGCGTTGGAAGCAGACGATGTATATCACCATTCCGGCACTCATTCCTATCGGAATCGTTATTGCGACGCTGGCGCTTGGCAACGTGTTGAACGCAAACTTTGACCAAATCTTCAACCTGTACAGCCCATTAATCTATCAGCAGGCGGATATCATCGATACGTTTGTGTATCGCGAAGGTCTGCTGAGCGGACAGTTCAGCTTTGCAACGGCGGTCAATCTGTTCAAATCGGTCATCAGTCTGATCCTCATCGTGATCTCGTACCGACTGGCGTACCGTTTTGCGGGATACCGAATTTTCTAA
- a CDS encoding GNAT family N-acetyltransferase — protein MEFRKITWDNFIECIELKVSPEQQQFISSNQHALAEAYIASDEGQIIITFAVYKEERMIGFISMYYDDGDGNFDYSSYGIFKMMIDHRYQGQGYGREMVEKAIEYAQSAPRGKAKVVELTYKPENAAAKKIYDSLGFQLTGDVLACGEVQAILVL, from the coding sequence ATGGAATTCAGAAAGATCACTTGGGATAATTTTATTGAATGTATCGAACTTAAAGTCTCTCCAGAACAGCAGCAGTTCATCTCTTCGAACCAGCATGCACTTGCAGAAGCGTACATAGCCTCGGATGAGGGGCAGATTATTATCACATTTGCGGTATACAAGGAAGAACGAATGATCGGATTTATTTCGATGTATTATGACGATGGGGACGGGAATTTCGATTACAGCAGCTATGGTATTTTCAAAATGATGATCGATCATCGGTACCAGGGCCAGGGATACGGCAGAGAAATGGTAGAGAAAGCGATAGAGTATGCACAATCAGCCCCTCGCGGCAAAGCCAAAGTGGTAGAGCTGACGTATAAACCGGAAAATGCGGCAGCCAAGAAAATCTATGACTCGCTTGGTTTTCAGCTTACGGGTGACGTACTGGCTTGTGGTGAGGTGCAGGCGATATTAGTGTTATAG
- a CDS encoding FusB/FusC family EF-G-binding protein — protein MQTPFIHNHQFNYIYKQAEFLVKTLRSVVDPKVLDTVRYTVSTNAAGIFEDPTVEQTHLLEQLSTYATPHDVQTYLNQLEDYLIPYPQVTAKQIQKLFPKAKKLKLPDLESIDYAHTTYLRWVDIATSRLFIVYPHEGKFLGIEGRITATNKKGYCMFCHRHQELGFFNVKTKGSSADHFASIGQYVCMDDKACNESITDISMLERFLLAAVK, from the coding sequence ATGCAAACACCATTTATTCATAACCATCAATTTAACTATATTTATAAACAAGCCGAATTTCTAGTGAAAACGCTGCGCTCGGTCGTGGACCCCAAAGTGTTGGATACGGTCCGGTACACCGTCAGTACGAATGCCGCTGGCATCTTCGAGGATCCGACGGTAGAGCAGACACACCTGCTGGAGCAGCTGTCCACGTACGCGACGCCGCATGACGTGCAGACCTACTTGAATCAGCTTGAGGACTACCTGATTCCATATCCACAGGTCACAGCCAAGCAGATTCAGAAGCTGTTTCCGAAGGCCAAAAAGCTCAAGCTGCCCGATCTGGAATCGATCGATTACGCACACACTACCTATCTGCGATGGGTCGACATTGCGACAAGCCGCTTGTTCATCGTGTATCCACACGAGGGTAAGTTCCTCGGGATTGAGGGACGCATCACCGCCACGAACAAGAAGGGGTACTGTATGTTCTGTCATCGTCATCAGGAGCTTGGATTTTTCAATGTGAAGACCAAGGGATCGTCGGCGGACCATTTTGCTTCCATCGGTCAGTATGTGTGTATGGATGATAAGGCGTGCAACGAGAGCATCACGGATATCAGCATGCTGGAGAGATTTCTGCTTGCAGCTGTTAAATAA
- a CDS encoding carbohydrate ABC transporter permease — protein MYHKTLPYRIFSIFNNVFLTILSVLCLLPLYHLLMVSLSSSAPANAGLVTFWPIGFTFEAYAKTFDNANFLSSLWVSVERTVLGTGLALIVNTLAAYALSKETRVFRARNIYLWYFVITMLFSGGLIPGYILILKLGLMNTLWALILPGLVAVFNIILLLNFFRTVPKDLEEAAFIDGAGHFQSFIKIYLPVSVPVIATVSLFMMVGHWNAYFDGIIYIRDSEKLPLATFMQTIIVQGDMTKMDPQAIANLSQRTIRASQIFISALPILLVYPFLQRYFVSGIVVGAVKE, from the coding sequence ATGTATCATAAAACGTTACCTTATCGCATTTTCAGCATCTTCAACAATGTGTTTCTAACCATCCTTTCGGTGCTCTGCCTGCTGCCGCTGTATCACCTGCTGATGGTATCGCTTAGTTCGTCCGCCCCTGCGAATGCAGGGCTCGTGACATTCTGGCCGATTGGATTTACGTTCGAAGCGTATGCGAAGACATTTGATAACGCCAACTTCTTGTCCTCGCTCTGGGTATCGGTGGAGCGGACGGTGCTCGGTACGGGACTTGCACTGATCGTCAATACACTTGCGGCGTATGCGCTCTCCAAAGAAACGCGTGTGTTCCGCGCACGGAATATCTACCTGTGGTACTTTGTCATCACGATGCTGTTCAGTGGAGGTCTGATTCCGGGATATATCCTCATACTGAAGCTTGGGCTGATGAACACGCTGTGGGCACTGATCCTGCCGGGTTTGGTGGCGGTGTTCAACATTATTCTGCTGCTGAATTTCTTCCGCACGGTGCCGAAGGATCTGGAGGAAGCGGCATTTATCGATGGTGCAGGTCATTTCCAGTCGTTTATCAAAATCTATCTGCCCGTGTCCGTGCCCGTTATTGCTACGGTGTCCTTGTTCATGATGGTGGGACACTGGAACGCATATTTCGACGGGATCATCTACATCCGTGATTCGGAGAAGCTGCCTCTGGCGACATTTATGCAGACGATCATCGTGCAAGGGGACATGACCAAGATGGATCCGCAAGCGATTGCGAACCTGTCCCAGCGAACCATCCGGGCATCGCAAATTTTCATCAGCGCACTGCCGATCCTGCTGGTGTATCCGTTCCTGCAGCGGTACTTTGTAAGCGGGATTGTAGTTGGGGCTGTGAAGGAGTAG
- a CDS encoding histidine kinase — MYTWGRFNVFQKGIRSRFSLFAKINLLIVILFIPILIMYTYSNNVTYDVVSKELQISNTKQLTFLSSQIDSRINQMMDFSLILSRDPNVRAFNGLNLWQDKYDQMQTRYIIQEKMTLQTGVTDLWPTRYAVYSQQNKEVIANYKRDTGYDEAYLKKNMSGQWTYGDHSTDSKDTLQSFYWFYTDSLSQSGVLTGSNLVIEASFSYENIQNMLDTYKAGGQGDPILYHKGNAPILNRTADKQLSGELTRYLDTHSLEDTTQDVVELGGKNYLVSTVKSTYLDWHLVDVVPLYQILQPISLSQNLFYVCMILLLVVGISASILLYRNVQYPIQKLIKGLRRVQQGDYSVRLHSNKQNEFSFLFHRFNDMSHQIQDLIENVFQEKIRAREATLKQLQAQINPHFLYNCLGYIINMAQMKDEQAVVSMAHNLSAYYRYTTRMERETSSLQEEIQLLVNYLDIQKLRNGRIEYHIDIPEHMLAQSVPRLMLQPMVENSVIHGIGKSYTSGEIRITGESANGFGKIYIDDDGPGLTPEQYEALNQEMLEPLQEEVGCGLWNTYQRMIHTFGSHSYLLFGPSPLGGFRTEIVWEIPSEDVDKDRGDSGKS; from the coding sequence ATGTATACATGGGGGCGCTTTAACGTTTTTCAAAAAGGAATCCGATCCCGCTTCAGCCTTTTCGCTAAAATCAATCTGTTAATCGTCATTCTGTTCATTCCGATTCTGATCATGTACACCTATTCGAACAACGTCACCTACGATGTCGTCAGCAAAGAACTGCAAATTTCCAATACCAAGCAGCTCACGTTCCTGTCCAGTCAGATCGATTCCCGCATCAACCAGATGATGGATTTCAGTCTTATTCTCTCGCGAGATCCGAATGTGCGGGCCTTCAACGGCCTGAACCTGTGGCAGGATAAGTACGACCAGATGCAGACGCGTTATATCATTCAGGAGAAAATGACGCTCCAGACCGGCGTAACCGATCTCTGGCCTACACGCTATGCGGTATACTCCCAGCAGAACAAAGAGGTTATTGCCAACTACAAACGGGATACCGGCTACGACGAGGCGTATTTGAAAAAAAACATGAGCGGACAATGGACCTACGGGGATCATTCCACCGATTCGAAAGACACACTGCAGTCCTTTTACTGGTTCTATACGGATTCCTTGTCACAATCAGGTGTGCTCACCGGGAGCAATCTGGTCATTGAAGCCAGCTTCAGCTACGAGAACATTCAGAATATGCTCGACACGTACAAAGCAGGCGGGCAGGGCGATCCGATCTTGTATCACAAAGGAAATGCTCCTATTCTGAACCGAACGGCAGACAAGCAGTTGTCCGGCGAACTGACCCGTTATCTCGACACTCATTCCCTTGAAGATACCACGCAGGATGTCGTAGAACTGGGCGGCAAAAACTATCTCGTCAGCACGGTCAAATCCACGTATTTGGACTGGCATCTGGTCGATGTCGTACCGCTGTATCAGATTCTGCAGCCGATCTCGCTGAGTCAGAACCTGTTCTATGTCTGTATGATTTTGCTGCTCGTTGTGGGCATATCCGCGTCCATCCTGCTCTACCGCAATGTGCAGTACCCGATCCAGAAGCTGATCAAAGGGCTGCGGCGCGTGCAGCAGGGCGATTACTCCGTGCGTCTGCACAGTAACAAACAGAACGAGTTTTCATTCCTGTTCCACCGCTTTAACGACATGTCCCACCAGATTCAGGATCTGATCGAAAATGTCTTCCAGGAAAAAATCCGGGCCAGAGAAGCGACGCTGAAGCAGCTTCAGGCACAGATTAATCCACACTTTTTATATAACTGTCTCGGCTATATTATCAACATGGCTCAGATGAAGGACGAACAGGCTGTCGTATCCATGGCGCATAACCTGAGTGCATACTATCGCTACACCACCCGCATGGAACGGGAAACCTCTTCGCTCCAGGAAGAGATCCAGCTGCTCGTTAACTATCTGGATATCCAGAAGCTGCGCAACGGACGCATCGAATATCACATCGATATTCCGGAGCATATGCTTGCCCAATCAGTGCCGCGCTTAATGCTGCAGCCAATGGTCGAGAACTCGGTCATTCACGGGATCGGGAAGTCGTATACATCAGGGGAGATTCGAATTACCGGGGAAAGTGCGAATGGCTTTGGCAAAATATATATCGATGACGACGGCCCGGGCCTCACGCCAGAGCAGTACGAAGCATTGAACCAGGAAATGCTGGAACCACTGCAAGAGGAGGTCGGCTGCGGTCTTTGGAACACGTATCAGCGCATGATCCACACCTTTGGCAGTCATTCCTACCTCCTGTTCGGTCCATCTCCACTCGGCGGCTTCCGAACCGAAATCGTCTGGGAGATCCCCAGCGAGGATGTGGACAAGGATCGGGGAGATTCGGGTAAGAGTTGA
- a CDS encoding helix-turn-helix domain-containing protein produces MVAEQGKTDAETVVDVAVPKKYRVGVEAALEVMGGKWKPLIIYHLFTGRKRTSELRRLIQGITQKMLTTQLRALEKDEIVQRRVYSEIPPKVEYELTEYAFGLKPALDLLCYWGEEHLDKVYGDRSKVLEKFKSTES; encoded by the coding sequence ATGGTGGCAGAACAAGGGAAGACGGATGCGGAGACGGTTGTAGATGTGGCTGTCCCGAAGAAATATAGAGTTGGTGTCGAAGCCGCTTTGGAGGTGATGGGCGGGAAGTGGAAGCCGTTAATTATTTATCATTTGTTTACAGGACGTAAACGTACATCGGAGCTGCGGCGGTTGATTCAAGGCATTACGCAGAAAATGCTGACCACACAGCTCAGAGCGCTTGAAAAAGACGAGATTGTGCAGCGCAGGGTATACTCCGAAATCCCTCCCAAGGTGGAGTATGAGCTGACGGAGTATGCATTCGGGCTGAAACCGGCTCTGGACCTTTTATGTTACTGGGGAGAAGAACATCTGGATAAGGTATACGGGGATCGGTCGAAGGTACTGGAGAAATTCAAATCTACCGAAAGCTGA